In Xylanibacillus composti, the sequence ATGAGCAGCATCGGATTCGCATCGCCGCGGGCTTTCGGGCTGAGCATCAGCACGCGCTCGGTCTGCTCTCCGTTCGCATCGGTAGCACCCTTCTCAATCTTCGTGATGCCGTTGACGATGGCCGTTGCTTCATCACGCATAACCGCGCGTGTGATCATATCGCTCGAAGACTGACGGCCAAAGTGCACCGCTCTCGTCGTAATGTTCAGCTTCTGATCCCCTGTCCCCACACAAATCACTTTATGATCGGAAGAAGAGCCGTTGCCCTTCAGGATCGACGTCGTATCGGACATGCAGTTGCCGTCGTTCATCTCCCCGAGAATCCATTCCACGCGCGCATCTTGCTCCACAATTGCCCGGCGTGTCGAAAGATCTGTCACTTCCTTGCCCAGTCGATGAACAGAGGCGAAGCGCACCGTCGCTCCCGGCTTTGCTACAATTTCCACTACCGCATTGTGCACCAGCTCAGAACGAAGTCCGGCAGATACGACATTGTCCACATAGGTCACCTCGCTGCCTTGCTCCGCTACGATCAGCACATGCGGCGAGAAGGATGCTTCCGCGTCATCGCTGATAAACAACGCTTGCAGCGGCAGCTCCACACGAACGTTCTTCGGAACATGAATGAAGATGCCTCCCTGGAAAACAGCCGCATGCAATGCGGTCAAGCGGTGCTCCTCGGGCTTCACGACGGTGTGCAAATACTGCTGCAGCAGATCGCCGTGTTCGCGAGCTGCCGTGGCCATGTCCGTGAAGATCACGCCCTGGCTCTTCAGGTCATCGGATATTTGTGTATATGCAGCGCCGGAATTGTGCTGGACAATGAGATGTCCTGCTTCATTCTCCGGCAGCAAGTCCTTCGCAATCTCGGGCAAACCGGTTGCTTCGGCTACCGGCTGCGCCGCCTTGTTGGCTCCGTAAGCGTCGATCTGCCAACGGTCTATTCTCGTCTTCTCCAGCTTCGGCAATTCCAGCTGGCCCGCAAGCTCCAGCGCCTTCACCCTGAGGTTGATCAGCCATTCCGGTTCACCGTTTGCTTTCGATGCGGCCTGAATGGAATCGCGGTTAGCTGGCAATACTGTTTCGGTTGTCATCCTTCGATTCCTCCTGATTCAATTAATACTTCGGGGCAGTCGTATTCATAGGCACCTGGAATTCCTCGGATTCCTGACCTACGGTCTCATCCTCAATGCCAAGCTCTTCCTTAAGCCATTCGTAGCCTTCATTCTCGAGGCGCTGGGCAAGCTCGGGGCCTCCGGAGCGTACAATTCGTCCTTGCATCATGACGTGGACGAAATCAGGAGTAATATAGTTCAACAGGCGTTGGTAATGCGTAATAATCAGAAATCCGCGTTCTTCGCTGCGCATGTCGTTCACGCCGTCTGCGACAATTTTGAGCGCGTCAATATCCAGACCCGAGTCGATTTCGTCCAGAATGCAAATTTTCGGATCCAGCATGGCCATCTGCAAGATTTCGTTGCGCTTCTTCTCCCCGCCAGAGAAGCCTTCGTTGAGATAGCGATGCATGAATTGGGGGTCCATGGCCAGACTCTTCATGCTCGCCTCCATTTGGCGAATGAACTTGATCAAGGAAATCTCATTGCCTTCGCCGCGGCGAGCGTTAATCGCGCTGCGCAGGAAGTCCGCGTTCGTAACACCCGCAATTTCGCTTGGGTACTGCATGGCCAGGAAAAGCCCTGCTCTTGCGCGCTCGTCCACTTCCATCTCCAGCACGTCTTCCCCGTTCAGGGTAATGCTGCCTGCTGTGACCTCATAAGCCGGATGACCCATAATGGCAGAGGCCAAGGTACTTTTGCCTGTACCGTTCGGGCCCATGATGGCATGAATTTCTCCGCCTTTTATTTCAATATCTACACCCTTCAAAATGTCCTTGCCCTCTATCTGCGCCTTCAGGCCTTGGATGGTAAATTGCACGTTGCTCATCTTATATTCCCTCCAGAATTGAATAGTTGTAAATGGCATTGCCCCGCATCGGCAGTCGCCCTCAGCACATGTCTGCGGAAACTGGCTAACGGGGAAGTTATGCTCTATATCTAATAAGAATCATTCTTACTTGATTCTCACTGATTCTCATTAATTAAAACTATTATAACGAAACCTGTCTGTCGAATAAAGGGCTGCGCGGGATTTTTTTTGGAACTTCCACTTATATCTTGCCCACAGCACGCCGGATTCGATCCAATCTCTTGTTAAATTCCGCATCATCCAGAACCGGCTCAGTCTCCACGCTTTCCGGAAGTTCTCCCGCGAGCTCAATCCACGATTTGCATCCCCCGTATTGCTCCAGCATCGGCAAGAAGATCGGCTCCCGCAAGCGGTGTGCGCGAAGTACGAGCACATGAAGCGGTTGTGTCTTCTTCCAGCGCAAGCGCTCTTCGGCAAATGATTCTGTCCAAATATGCTCGTCCTGCAGCTTTTGGAGTTCATTCGCGTCGTGAATGAGCAAATCCTCGACCGCTTCCGCCACAATCGTTATCGGCCAGCGGCTCTCATCCTTCGGCCATTCCTCCAGTGTCGCATCCAGGATGTGGCGGTCCGCTTCCTTAATTAGATGTTGCTTCTGATGTTCATAGGTAGGAAACAGACTGAAATATCGGCTTTGCAATTGAAAATCCCGGGTCTCTTCCGCAATTCCGCCCTTGCGCATCAGCAGCATCTGCTTTCCCTGCTCCAATGCTTTTACAGCGGCCGCCCACTCCTTCAAGGCTATTCTCGGCATTTGCATCTGGTTTTTCCCCCCTCTTGTCAACCTTCATTATAGGGGTATGTCAGGAAGGAATGCAAACATCCTCCATGCCGAGATCCCTTTCAGGGATTGCGAGAAATCCTGAATTCGTTATACTAAGAAAAAGAATAGAGGGAATGTACCCGGAGGAGGAATTCAGCCTTATGAGCTCATACCATGCTTTAAGTGAGCAGGAAGCGACCGCATACGCTCGACGCCTTCCTGATTTTTTTGCGCCAGACGCTGAGCTTTCCTGCCGTGAAATCGGCGACGGCAACCTGAATCTCGTTTTTCACATTCAAGATCAGGGCTCTGGCAAAAGCGTCATTCTGAAACAAGCGCTGCCTTATGCGAAGGTAGTGGGAGAGTCGTGGCCGCTCACGCTGGATCGCGCCCGCATTGAGAGCGAGGCCCTCGCCGTTCAGGGACGCTTGTGTCCGGAGCTTACCGTTAGGCTTATTGCCTACGAGCCGGAGCTGGCACTGACCGTAATGGAGGATCTCAGCGATCACGTCATCATGCGGCGCGGACTGATAGAAGGACGCCGCTATCCGCACTTTGCCGAGCACATCAGCGAATTTCTGGCGCGGACCCTGTTCTTCACCTCGGATCTTGGAATGAACCAACAGGAGAAGAAAATCCAGACGGGAAGGTTTATCAATCCCGAGCTGTGCAAAATAACCGAAGACTTGATTTTCGACGATCCCTATACCGATTCGGAGAACAATTCCTTTGATGAAGCGATTCGCGATGAAGTGGAACGAATCTGGCAGGACAGCGCCCTGCATCTGGAAGTCATGCTCTTGCGTCAGAAGTTCCTGACTGAAGGACAAGCCCTTCTGCATGGAGACTTGCATACCGGCAGCGTGTTCGTCACGGAAACATCCACGAAGGTCATTGACCCGGAATTTGCCTATTACGGGCCGATGGGCTTCGATGTCGGAGCGATCATCGCCAATTTACTGCTCAATTATGCCGCTCAGACAGGCTGGAAGGAAGGCGCAGATCTGGCGGATTACCGCTCGTATCTGCTTCAGACCGCGACCTCCATCTGGGAACAATTCCATGTCAAATTTTCCTCGCTCTGGGACGAGCAGCTTGTTGACCGGATGGCTGCTACCCCCGGTTACAAGGAGCATTATATGAAGCAGCTGCTGCAGGACACAGTCGGATTTGCCGGGTGCAAGATGGTACGCCGCATTATCGGTCTGTCCCATGTTGCCGATATTGACACAATACCGGACGCTTCCCGCAAAGAAAAGGCGCAGCGACTGGCTCTGGCCATCGGCAAAACGCTCATCAAGCGCAACCGTTCGCTCGCTTCCATTGACGAAGTGTTGGATATCGTCCAGACGCAATGGTCGGCCATCGAGCAGGGAAAATAAGAAATGGGGAATGAGCAGGTGACTACACCATCACAACAAACAGAAGGGCTGCAATCGGTTCGCTGGGCATCTGACCATCTGGAAATGCTGGACCAGCGTCTTCTCCCTGAAGAAATTGTTTATTTGCAGCTTCGCACACCCGAGGAAGTGTGGGAAGGCATTCGCCACTTGAAGGTGCGCGGCGCACCTGCGATAGGCATCAGCGCTGCCTTCGGCGTATATCTGGCCATTCAGCACGCTCGGGGCAATACAGCGGAACTGAGGGAGGCAGTGGAGAAAGCGTGCAGTTATCTCGCTACTTCAAGGCCAACTGCGGTCAATTTGTTCTGGGCATTGGACCGCATGAAGGGAAAGGCAGCTTCCCTTGCCCAGGATGCGGGACTGGAAGCAGAGTCATTCAAGCAGGCGATGCTGCAAGAAGCGATCCAGATTCAAGCCGAAGATGAGGAAACATGCCGGCTGATCGGCGAACATGCCCTGACTTTATTCAAGGACGGCATGGGGGTATTGACGCACTGCAATGCCGGCGGCTTGGCTACCGCCAAATATGGAACAGCGCTGGCGCCTTTCTATCTCGCACAGGAGAAGGGCATGCCATTGAAGGTATTTGCCGATGAAACTCGACCGGTTCTGCAAGGCGCTCGCCTGACGGCATTCGAATTGCAGCAAGCGGGTGTGGATGTAACCCTTATTTGCGACAATATGGCCGGCATGGTCATGTCCAAGGGCTGGATTCAGGCTGTTATCGTCGGAACGGACCGGGTTGCGGCCAACGGCGACGTGGCGAACAAGATCGGCACGTATAGCGTTGCCGTTCTCGCCAAAGCGCACGGCATTCCATTCTATGTAGCTTGCCCCATGTCTACGATCGACTTGAACACGCCAACAGGCAAGGAGATCCCGATTGAGGAAAGGCATGAGGATGAAATCACAGTCGGTTTCGGCAAGCGCACCGCGCCTGTCGGGGTCAAGGTGTACAATCCCGCATTTGACGTTACGCCGCACGAATATGTCACGGCCATCATCACAGAAAAGGGCATTGTCTATCCTTCCTATCAGGAAAATCTGCCCAAGCTGTTTTCGTAAGCGTCTGTAAAAACTCCGATACGACTGCTGAGTCTGCCCAGCTGTCATGCGCACGGCGCGTGCAGCCGAGAATACTGACTCAGTCGTATCGGAGTATCGTTTTAAGCTATTATGCCAACCGCGTCTTCCTTTCCGACCCCTGCACCAGCTAGAGCATCTTCAGCATAGCGTCTCTTCCGGACATCCCTTTCACGATCCCCATCTTTTCTGCCTCTGTCGTTACAGACTCCAACGGTGCGTCCAGCAATTGTTCCAGTGTACGGACTCCCGTTGCTCTTCCTGCGATGATTTTTCGATCCTGGAGTTTCTCGTTTAACAGGGCTACATCCAGCGCTCCGCACATAATGTAGCCTTTGTCGGAGGTAATAACCAGCAAAGTCGTTTTTGGCAATTTGACTTCGATCCCTATGACTGTGCTGCTTTCATCCAATGAAATCGGCTGTACCTGCATCATCGGCACCATCTCCTTTCACTGTTGTCTGACCTGCACCCGACGCCATCGTTCATTTTAGTATATGAGAGAATGGGACGATCGTGTTTCCTTCTCCCGCCCATTCGGTGTATGATAGAAGCAAGTGTTACAGAACACCAAACTGTTAGAAAGGCTGAAGACTAGTGAGCCATGTGCAACGAAAGAAAAACCATCATTTGTTCACCCTGGAACTCCTCGTGGAAGCATCCAACGAGAAGGAAGCCATGCAAAAAGTTTCTACTATCCTGAACCAAGAAGCAGTTGTCGATTATAAAATCACCTCAGGTGTGCCAGTAGGCAGCCTGATCCAAGAAGCCAAGGCGTCGCTCAAGCAAGCGCCCGAACTGCCTCTGACTCAAGCAGCCGAGCCGGCTGCCAATCCGACAGGTTCCAAGGCCGCTTCCACTGAATCCAAACCGGAAAATGCCAACAACAATCGGCAAATCTCCGAGCTGCTATATCACTTTCGCGACAACAATACCCTCGTCCGGCTGTCTGTGCTCAAGGGCAAGGGAGTCCGGCAAAGCATCCCTTGCCGTATTCTGAATTTCGATGAGAATACCGGATTGGTTGCGGTTTATCATGTAGATGAAAAATGCGTCTACACCGTGCATGTGAATGAAATCGATGATTTCGGCATCAGCTGATGAAGCTTGATCAACCAAAAAAAAGAAGGACAGCCAGTCTTGCTCTGGTTGCCCTCCCGGATGCAAAAGATCTGTCCTCGGACCATTATGGCCGGGGGGACAGATCTTTGTTGTTCTATGGCCGTTCCTTCCTGCCGGACGCCTTGTGACGCGATTGCCGCTTGGCACCACGGCTACAAGTGCAGACCCGCTGCCACTTCATTCCAATTGCTGAAGAAGCTTTCCGCCTTATCCTTCGGGATCGGTTCACTGAAATAATACCCCTGCACCTCATGGCAATGATTCTCGCGCAAGTAGTGCAGCTGCTCTACTGTTTCCACGCCTTCTGCAATGACCTGAAGCTTCAAGTGCCTCGCCATGGCGATAATCGTAGCGACAATCGCAGCATCATTCGGATCATCCATGATGTCGCGGACGAAGGAGCGGTCAATCTTCAGCTTGTGGATCGGAAACTTCTTCAAATAGCTGAGCGAGCTGTAGCCTGTGCCAAAATCGTCGATGCTGATCTGAATGCCCAACTGCTTGAGCTGCACCAATGTCTTGACCGTATACTCCACATCCAAAGTCATGCTCTCGGTCAGCTCCAGCTCCAGATAGCGGGGTTCCAGTCCGGTTTCCCTGAGCACCTCTGCCACCTGTTCGGGCAGGTTCTGCTGAACGAACTGCCGTGTAGATAAATTCACGGATACCGGCACCTTCGCATAGCCGAGATCTTGCCATTCTTTATTCTGCTTGCAGGCCTGATACAGCACCCACTTCCCGATTGGAACGATCATCCCGTTTTCTTCGGCGACAGGGATGAACCGTCCAGGCGGTATCATCCCGCGTTCCGGATGCTTCCAGCGCAGCAGAGCCTCCATCCCGATTACCTCGCCTGTCGTCACGTTGACCTGCGGTTGATAATGAAGGATAAACTGCTCGTCCGCCAGCGCCCGCCGCATGTCGTTTTCCATTTGCAGTCGTTCCATGGAGCGCATGTTCATGCTGTGGGTATACAGCTGGTAATTGTTCCTTCCCTGTTCTTTCGCGCGAGACAAAGCAAGATCCGCATATTTCATCAGCAGCTCAGGCGTATCGTCATCTTCCATGCGCATGGAGATGCCCAGAGAGGCGCTGATATGTATGGAATAATCCTGTACTTGGAACGCTGGCTCCAGCCTGTCTGTGATGGCAGATACCAGCTCCTCGATATCCTCCTGCCTGTACACACCCGAGTAGAATATCGCGTATTCATCCCCTTCCATACGGGAGAGGAAGTCTTTCACCCCTACACAGTGCGTCAACCGCTCGGCGATTTGCAAGAGCAGCATATCTCCGCTGTCATGGCCTAATGAGTCGTTGATCAGCTTGAAGCGATCAATGTCGAGATAAATGACGACAACGGTTTCGTTCTGATTTCGCAGCATTTGCAAGCGTTCCTCGAGCTTCTCCCGAAACATGCGCCGATTGGGCAGTCCCGTCATGTCGTCGTAATAGGCCATGTGCTTGATTCTGGCCTCAGACCGCCTGTGATCCAGTTCCTTCTGGCGCTTCTCCTTCGCATCCAGGGCAAACAGCACCATAAAGTACAGGCAAGCCGCTGCCGTGATTCCGACGAACCATGCATGCTGCAGCTGCCAGTATACCCACGCTGCACTGCCCAGCAAATATAAAACCAGAACTGGCAGGAAGTACAGGTTACGTGTCTTCCTCCGCAATGGAACCCCCCCTGTCCCTCCAATACAATCGCTCTTCGAAAAGCGGCCTTCCTTGCCAGCCTCTTTCCTTTCTCCCATTCGGATGCGCTGCAGTGGTTGTTTGATAAACGCTTTCCAAGTCCATTTTACCACTTATTCTCGTTTTTTTGACAAATTCCTGCTATTTCCTCGCCAAAATATCATATTCTTTATTTACAATTCTGATTTTTTCACACTCAAGCCGAGCAGAATCCATCCAAGAATGAAAGATACACCGCCCAGCGGCGTAATGGCGCCAAGCCAGGTCACGCCTGTAGCCACCAAAATATAGAGACTTCCAGAAAAAAGCGCTATCCCCGCAACAAACAGACGCCCCGCCCAAACCAGTGGTGAAGACGGCTTCTGCCCTCTGGCAGCCAAGCCTGTCAAGAACAGTGCAATCGCATGATAAAACTGGTACTGCACGGCTGTTTCGTAAGTTCCCATCCGCTCCGGCGATACCCGATCCTCGAGGGCATGCGCGCCGAATGCGCCCAGCGCTACCGCCAGCATTGCCAGCATACTTGCCCAGAACATCAATTTGGCAGCCATAATTCTCAACCTCCTGTTATTGTCCCGTATTCTTTTCCATCATAACGAATCATCGACGAAAAATAAATCGCAAGCAGGATTTTGCATTTGTTGCGAGAATGTAAGACAATGTTAAATAAGAAATCCGAGAGTGGGAATCCGACAACTGAAATGACGGTTCACCGAAAAAGGAAGGAGTCAACACGTAATGGAATCTAATGAACAGCAACAGCAAGGGCAGCAGCCGGCATTTTCCGAAGCCCCTTCAGCATCGGGCATGCAGGCGCCTGAGAAGCATTCCGGCCTGGGAATAGCCGCTACTGTGCTTGGGGTGCTCGCCATCATTCTGGCGATGATCGGTTTTGGCATGGCGCTTAGCAATCAGGATATTCTGGGCAGCTTCGATCCAGACATCGCCGATCCTTATAATTTGACCGCCGAAGAACAGCAGGTCGTCATGGTGCTCGGTCTGATTGGTCTGTGCTTCCTGGGCGGCGGCCTGCTTACGCTCATCGGCATCATTATGGGTCTTATCAGCTTGTTCAATAAGCAGCGCAAGAAGCTGTTTCCCATATTGGGTACCGTCCTGTCCGCAGTGCCGTTGGTGCTGTTTCTCTTCTATACGATTATCGGAGCTTCCATCGCTTGAGGCCTTTGCTCCATGGTTCAAGCGAATGCGCGCAACGGCAAACCTGTCCATTCAGGCTTGCCGGCTGCGCGTTTTTTTTGTTTGGAACGCTTTTCGGCATAACATCCTCAGGTTCGAATTTTGTGTAAGTTTCTCCCCTTTACAAGCGACCTGTTCCGTGGTTAAGTAATTGAAGACTAGAGAAAAGCCGCACCTGTGGAGGGATCAACCTTGGATAGAAGCTTGAACGAAACGCTGGACATGGAGCGAATGTTCGACGACCGCTCTTTGGCCGTAGGCAGACCTGCCAAATTTTTGATGACGCTGTATAAGCCGCATCTTGGCAAAATCCTGCTGTCGATTTTCTTTTTTCTCATTAAGAGCTCACCCGCGTGGGCGCTGCCGATCGTCACAGCCAACCTGATCAACATCGCCACGCATCCGGATGAACACAGCATGAAAGCGGTATGGATCAACTTGATAGTGATGGCTGTTGTATTGGTTCAAAATATCCCTACCCATTCGCTATACATTCATTTTGCGAGCAAGGCGATCCGCTTCGTGGAAGCCGGCTTGCGGAGCACGCTGGTGCGCAAGCTGCAGCATCTGTCGATGGCTGCTCATGGCGAGCTGAAGTCAGGCAAGCTTCAGGCGAAGGTGCTGCGCGATGTGGAAGCGATCGAATTTCTCTCGAAGCAGATGATGATCTCGGTATTGTCTGCCGTCATGAATATGGCCGTATCGCTCATTATTGTCTACACGCACAGTGTTAGCGTGTTCGCCTTTTTCTTCATGACTATACCGACATCGGTCTTCTTGATTTCCCAATTCCGCAAGCGCATTCGCCGTACGAACAACGAATTCCGGAAGGAAATCGAGGAGATGTCCGGGACCGTCTCGGAAATGGTGGAGATGCTCCCTGTTACCCGTGCACACGGCCTGGAGAAAGTCGCCATCGACAAGGTCGACACTTCCTTGCGCCGCTTGAAGGGACGGGGCATTCGTCTGGACATGCTGGAGGCTTACTTTTCCTCCTCTAACTGGGTTACCTTTCAGCTGTTTCAGCTGGCTTGTCTGGGCTTCACGTCGGTATTGGCCTATAGGGGCTCCATTCCCGTTGGCGACATCGTTCTCTATCAAGGGTTCTTTAACATGATCATGATGTCCGTGAACCAGCTGCTGAACGTCTATCCGATGATTGCCAAAGGATTCGAGTCCATACACTCAGTTACAGAAATTTTGCTGAACGAGGATACGGAAGAGTACAAGGGCAAGCGCAAGCCTGGCCAAATCCGCGGTGAAATTGATTTTGAGCGGGTCAGCTTCAGCTACCGGGATTCGGACAAGCACGTGCTGCGCAACATGAGCCTGCATGTGAAGCCAGGCGAGACCGTAGCCTTCGTCGGCGAATCCGGCGCCGGCAAGTCGACGATTCTGAATCTGCTGATTGGCTTCTACAAGCCGACCGAGGGGCAAATCTCCATCGACGGCATCCCGATGAATGAGCTCGACATGCTGGAATACCGCAAATCACTGGCCGTTGTCCTGCAGAACAGCATCCTGTTCTCCGGTTCCATCCGCGACAACATCACCTACGGCCTGCCTGACATTAGCGAAGAGCGAATCTGGGAAGTTGTCGATATGGCGAATTTGCGCGATGTAGTCGAACAGCTGCCAGACGGTCTCGACACCTTGATCGGCGAGCACGGCGGACGGCTGTCGGGCGGACAGCGCCAGCGGATTGCCATTGCCCGCGCTCTTATCCGCGATCCGCGCATCATTATCTTGGATGAGGCTACCTCGGCGCTCGACAACATCTCCGAGCACAAGGTGCAGCAAGCTATGCGCCGCTTGATCAAGGGCAGAACGACATTCGTCGTTGCCCACCGTCTGTCCACTATCCGCGATGCAGACCGCATCGTGGTGATGAAGAAAGGTCAGATCGCCGAATCCGGCACCTATGACGAGCTGCTTCAACGCCGCGGTGAATTTTATGAAATGGAAGCATTGCAAACAAGCGCGCTGTAATCAGCGCGCTTGTTTTTGCGTTGTTCGAGATATTCTATGTTGACAGCTGTTTCAGAGGAAGCCGTTGAAAAAGAGAGGAAACCAGCCCCGTTCGTTTCAGACTGTTTCCACTCCTATATTTATCGCGCATGCGCTGCGAGCCAGCGAATGATTTCTGCCTCGCGCGGGATCGCTGCCTGCGCGCCGGAACGTGTTACAGCTATGGCCGATGCCGCCGCCGCGAAGCGCATCGCCTCGGGAACGGGCATCCCCTTCGTCTCATAGGCGGCACAGAAAGCCCCGATGAATGTGTCACCGGCGCCCGTTGTGTCCACGGCTTGGACACGGAAAGCCGGGACAAACGCAGCTTGGCCCCGGACATCCGCATAGCAAGCTCCCCTCTCGCCCATCGTAACAATCGCTGTCTTCACGCCGCTGCGTACAAGCTCCGCCGCGGCATGCCGCGCAGTTGCTTCATCATGCG encodes:
- the sufD gene encoding Fe-S cluster assembly protein SufD — protein: MTTETVLPANRDSIQAASKANGEPEWLINLRVKALELAGQLELPKLEKTRIDRWQIDAYGANKAAQPVAEATGLPEIAKDLLPENEAGHLIVQHNSGAAYTQISDDLKSQGVIFTDMATAAREHGDLLQQYLHTVVKPEEHRLTALHAAVFQGGIFIHVPKNVRVELPLQALFISDDAEASFSPHVLIVAEQGSEVTYVDNVVSAGLRSELVHNAVVEIVAKPGATVRFASVHRLGKEVTDLSTRRAIVEQDARVEWILGEMNDGNCMSDTTSILKGNGSSSDHKVICVGTGDQKLNITTRAVHFGRQSSSDMITRAVMRDEATAIVNGITKIEKGATDANGEQTERVLMLSPKARGDANPMLLIDEDEVKAGHAASVGQVNKDQLYYMMSRGISKDQATRLIIYGFLAPVVSEIPLESLEKKLSEWVERKLGQ
- the sufC gene encoding Fe-S cluster assembly ATPase SufC gives rise to the protein MSNVQFTIQGLKAQIEGKDILKGVDIEIKGGEIHAIMGPNGTGKSTLASAIMGHPAYEVTAGSITLNGEDVLEMEVDERARAGLFLAMQYPSEIAGVTNADFLRSAINARRGEGNEISLIKFIRQMEASMKSLAMDPQFMHRYLNEGFSGGEKKRNEILQMAMLDPKICILDEIDSGLDIDALKIVADGVNDMRSEERGFLIITHYQRLLNYITPDFVHVMMQGRIVRSGGPELAQRLENEGYEWLKEELGIEDETVGQESEEFQVPMNTTAPKY
- a CDS encoding DUF1802 family protein; translated protein: MQMPRIALKEWAAAVKALEQGKQMLLMRKGGIAEETRDFQLQSRYFSLFPTYEHQKQHLIKEADRHILDATLEEWPKDESRWPITIVAEAVEDLLIHDANELQKLQDEHIWTESFAEERLRWKKTQPLHVLVLRAHRLREPIFLPMLEQYGGCKSWIELAGELPESVETEPVLDDAEFNKRLDRIRRAVGKI
- the mtnK gene encoding S-methyl-5-thioribose kinase, whose product is MSSYHALSEQEATAYARRLPDFFAPDAELSCREIGDGNLNLVFHIQDQGSGKSVILKQALPYAKVVGESWPLTLDRARIESEALAVQGRLCPELTVRLIAYEPELALTVMEDLSDHVIMRRGLIEGRRYPHFAEHISEFLARTLFFTSDLGMNQQEKKIQTGRFINPELCKITEDLIFDDPYTDSENNSFDEAIRDEVERIWQDSALHLEVMLLRQKFLTEGQALLHGDLHTGSVFVTETSTKVIDPEFAYYGPMGFDVGAIIANLLLNYAAQTGWKEGADLADYRSYLLQTATSIWEQFHVKFSSLWDEQLVDRMAATPGYKEHYMKQLLQDTVGFAGCKMVRRIIGLSHVADIDTIPDASRKEKAQRLALAIGKTLIKRNRSLASIDEVLDIVQTQWSAIEQGK
- the mtnA gene encoding S-methyl-5-thioribose-1-phosphate isomerase, which encodes MGNEQVTTPSQQTEGLQSVRWASDHLEMLDQRLLPEEIVYLQLRTPEEVWEGIRHLKVRGAPAIGISAAFGVYLAIQHARGNTAELREAVEKACSYLATSRPTAVNLFWALDRMKGKAASLAQDAGLEAESFKQAMLQEAIQIQAEDEETCRLIGEHALTLFKDGMGVLTHCNAGGLATAKYGTALAPFYLAQEKGMPLKVFADETRPVLQGARLTAFELQQAGVDVTLICDNMAGMVMSKGWIQAVIVGTDRVAANGDVANKIGTYSVAVLAKAHGIPFYVACPMSTIDLNTPTGKEIPIEERHEDEITVGFGKRTAPVGVKVYNPAFDVTPHEYVTAIITEKGIVYPSYQENLPKLFS
- a CDS encoding YunC family protein; protein product: MMQVQPISLDESSTVIGIEVKLPKTTLLVITSDKGYIMCGALDVALLNEKLQDRKIIAGRATGVRTLEQLLDAPLESVTTEAEKMGIVKGMSGRDAMLKML
- a CDS encoding putative bifunctional diguanylate cyclase/phosphodiesterase; translated protein: MRRKTRNLYFLPVLVLYLLGSAAWVYWQLQHAWFVGITAAACLYFMVLFALDAKEKRQKELDHRRSEARIKHMAYYDDMTGLPNRRMFREKLEERLQMLRNQNETVVVIYLDIDRFKLINDSLGHDSGDMLLLQIAERLTHCVGVKDFLSRMEGDEYAIFYSGVYRQEDIEELVSAITDRLEPAFQVQDYSIHISASLGISMRMEDDDTPELLMKYADLALSRAKEQGRNNYQLYTHSMNMRSMERLQMENDMRRALADEQFILHYQPQVNVTTGEVIGMEALLRWKHPERGMIPPGRFIPVAEENGMIVPIGKWVLYQACKQNKEWQDLGYAKVPVSVNLSTRQFVQQNLPEQVAEVLRETGLEPRYLELELTESMTLDVEYTVKTLVQLKQLGIQISIDDFGTGYSSLSYLKKFPIHKLKIDRSFVRDIMDDPNDAAIVATIIAMARHLKLQVIAEGVETVEQLHYLRENHCHEVQGYYFSEPIPKDKAESFFSNWNEVAAGLHL
- a CDS encoding DUF423 domain-containing protein, which codes for MAAKLMFWASMLAMLAVALGAFGAHALEDRVSPERMGTYETAVQYQFYHAIALFLTGLAARGQKPSSPLVWAGRLFVAGIALFSGSLYILVATGVTWLGAITPLGGVSFILGWILLGLSVKKSEL
- a CDS encoding ABC transporter ATP-binding protein → MDRSLNETLDMERMFDDRSLAVGRPAKFLMTLYKPHLGKILLSIFFFLIKSSPAWALPIVTANLINIATHPDEHSMKAVWINLIVMAVVLVQNIPTHSLYIHFASKAIRFVEAGLRSTLVRKLQHLSMAAHGELKSGKLQAKVLRDVEAIEFLSKQMMISVLSAVMNMAVSLIIVYTHSVSVFAFFFMTIPTSVFLISQFRKRIRRTNNEFRKEIEEMSGTVSEMVEMLPVTRAHGLEKVAIDKVDTSLRRLKGRGIRLDMLEAYFSSSNWVTFQLFQLACLGFTSVLAYRGSIPVGDIVLYQGFFNMIMMSVNQLLNVYPMIAKGFESIHSVTEILLNEDTEEYKGKRKPGQIRGEIDFERVSFSYRDSDKHVLRNMSLHVKPGETVAFVGESGAGKSTILNLLIGFYKPTEGQISIDGIPMNELDMLEYRKSLAVVLQNSILFSGSIRDNITYGLPDISEERIWEVVDMANLRDVVEQLPDGLDTLIGEHGGRLSGGQRQRIAIARALIRDPRIIILDEATSALDNISEHKVQQAMRRLIKGRTTFVVAHRLSTIRDADRIVVMKKGQIAESGTYDELLQRRGEFYEMEALQTSAL